A window of the Candida orthopsilosis Co 90-125, chromosome 1 draft sequence genome harbors these coding sequences:
- a CDS encoding Tad3 protein (S. cerevisiae homolog TAD3 has tRNA-specific adenosine deaminase activity, has role in tRNA and localizes to cytoplasm, nucleus): MSIITAVEALHSVCESKRGRAVSSATPKPSQPNFKFITQRDEYRSMTQSKSEDQSYVDLKNGILYETLKQIRLGNDTDPEAPNLLPVWICTIQPKNSKTLISLLKQNYDDDFRIKHLKRLTKVGDHIKAIICSYELENERDEISNSLKSLQYDNLEVIEVPRDQANTRETTLKWSTIWPLTWKGNPNHQFLNSVKFDIEQERHMVSELLSQLEHANNRNASVTIMAKEVNRKLTIQTVAVNKDECHPSDHSVMRAIDSVAKNEIDNRTDGNHGRGYLCTDMIVYTTHEPCVMCSMALVHSRIVRCTYLKSVSPGGGMESSYYLGDLDGLNWKFPIWRWLGESELSRLDNAVDNIRLEY, translated from the coding sequence ATGTCAATAATCACTGCGGTTGAAGCATTACACAGCGTTTGTGAATCGAAACGGGGACGCGCCGTTTCCAGCGCTACCCCAAAACCATCtcaaccaaatttcaaattcattacaCAACGGGATGAATACCGCTCAATGACACAACTGAAAAGTGAAGACCAGTCATACgtggatttgaaaaatgggATTTTGTATGAGActttaaaacaaatcaGATTAGGTAATGACACTGATCCTGAAGCACCTAACCTACTACCAGTATGGATTTGCACCATACAACCAAAGAATTCCAAAACATTAATATCACTTTTGAAGCAAAACTacgatgatgatttcaGGATCAAGCATTTGAAGAGGTTGACCAAAGTTGGCGATCACATAAAAGCAATTATTTGTCTGTATGAACTTGAGAATGAGAGGGATGAGATATCCAATCTGCTCAAGAGCCTACAATACGATAATTTAGAAGTTATTGAAGTACCGCGAGATCAAGCAAATACAAGAGAAACAACATTGAAATGGTCTACTATTTGGCCCCTTACTTGGAAGGGCAATcccaatcatcaatttttgaactCTGTAAAATTCgatattgaacaagaaagGCATATGGTGAGTGAACTATTGAGTCAACTCGAACACGCAAACAATCGGAATGCTCTGGTAACTATAATGGCAAAAGAAGTGAATAGGAAATTGACAATCCAGACAGTTGCCGTGAATAAGGATGAATGTCACCCACTGGACCACAGTGTAATGCGTGCAATTGACTCAGTAGCAAAAAATGAGATTGACAATAGGACAGACGGTAACCACGGAAGGGGCTACTTGTGCACTGATATGATTGTTTACACAACTCACGAGCCTTGTGTTATGTGTAGCATGGCACTAGTGCATTCACGAATAGTTCGGTGTACCTATTTGAAGTCCGTTTCGCCCGGTGGCGGAATGGAGTCAAGCTATTACCTTGGTGATTTAGATGGACTAAACTGGAAATTCCCAATATGGAGGTGGCTTGGAGAATCAGAGTTGTCAAGATTGGATAATGCTGTAGATAATATACGCTTAGAATATTAG
- a CDS encoding Tert telomerase reverse transcriptase: MESAQPLSQFVLGREQTEKESSSFRTFLSSVKVVPLDNEYKHRISAKLKFRNDYKKYVKSLVAELLKNKSGNVLISGLPKVRRSNFQSGGLNLVYTSFVVNELHTYNWKRVFEILGSTRMTDLLTNYKGFIVNKGNLIQIFGDRITYTEKSVTDSSKLISKSSLFHYRQFRPRYWEFDLLNSNPDELMSDVFGESTKAKRFRRIKFLLNTIIEKDQACKYHLIYQQLLLRNKTINPLKVCSNASSFHEVIQFVFVILGKLLSLEAWGGQGNKTILRKRVEEYLKLDSRGSMHIHDIVKGLRLNDYQWLGTTPKVTSKQDFEIRQKLLQDYVHWLFSTLLKEIIRAFWYVSETTDGEILFFPRHIWHKISQLWLETYSKDNFIRSALTGSESYNYGILELIPKKDTFRVICVPSKRSPHLLDTKLTPEQQKDQDIKFNIYRANVLRPVRLILQTKFNERSQIDTCYSTTAFSTQQIADRILAFKTKLLQKFPSMPKLYFIKFDMKECYDRMNQKKLIEKVISLFRDDKSNTKYYYRIVGKMRLNLRQQSMKHFTASNLNDLDLLSKSPASDNKSIWVDTGKTIYLTRKEVISECIQQIFGAKCYIKDRKTHSLRFYRRKQGVFQGFSLSSIFCDILYSSMVADNFRFLWESDLPFFFTRLVDDFLFISPAVEQYNKVLEVISDDRLQKYGAYVNNDKTQVIDFANSSKTLQFVGLEIEVDTLNLTTNYMRYCNLSTSTYRTFSDLLRYLKTAYTTRLHEYMLNCEKNAFSTVMRNVSDLLSFILSSFKRSFQRISNVDRFIPDKFNKYLWSIILLTLNKFESCNQTSDLLDDLLDNLLSTIAAVLAHGPQYKDIIKNLTKSILEEVGLVPLQ; this comes from the coding sequence ATGGAGCTGGCTCAACCATTGTCGCAGTTTGTATTGGGTCGTGAACAAACTGAGAAAGAACTGTCAAGTTTCCGCACATTCTTATCATCGGTAAAAGTTGTTCCTCTTGATAACGAATATAAACACCGCATATCAgcaaagttgaaatttcGAAATGACTACAAAAAGTATGTAAAGCTGTTAGTGGctgagttgttgaagaataaaTCGGGTAATGTCTTGATTTCTGGTTTACCTAAAGTACGAAGAAGTAACTTCCAATCAGGTGGATTGAATCTAGTTTACACATCCTTTGTTGTGAATGAGTTGCATACATATAATTGGAAACGAGTGTTTGAGATATTAGGATCAACACGCATGACTGATTTGTTGACCAATTATAAAGGCTTTATTGTAAACAAGGGTAACCTAATACAAATTTTTGGAGATAGGATAACGTATACAGAAAAGAGTGTCACTGACCTGTCTAAATTGATTAGTAAATCATCGTTATTTCATTACAGGCAATTCAGACCACGATATTGGGAATTTGATTTGCTAAACCTGAACCCTGATGAACTTATGAGTGATGTTTTCGGAGAGAGCACTAAAGCAAAACGATTTAGGAGAATAAAATTCTTATTAAACACAATCATCGAAAAGGACCAAGCTTGCAAATACCATTTAATCTATCAACAACTACTACTACGAAACAAAACCATTAATCCTCTCAAGGTTTGTAGTAATGCAAGCTCCTTTCATGAGgtcattcaatttgtgtTTGTCATTTTAGGTAAACTCCTATCATTGGAAGCTTGGGGGGGTCAAGGAAACAAAACTATTCTTCGAAAACGAGTGGAAGAATATTTGAAACTTGACTCAAGGGGATCTATGCATATACACGATATTGTAAAGGGGCTTCGCTTGAATGACTATCAATGGCTTGGAACGACGCCCAAAGTGACCTCGAAACAGGATTTCGAAATCAGACAGAAGTTACTTCAAGATTACGTCCATTGGTTGTTTTCAACCCTTCTTAAAGAGATCATACGTGCCTTTTGGTATGTTTCTGAAACCACTGATGGGGAAATATTGTTCTTTCCTCGTCATATTTGGCACAAAATTTCACAGTTATGGTTGGAGACGTATTCGAAAGATAATTTCATCAGATCAGCACTAACAGGAAGTGAAAGTTACAACTATGGCATCCTTGAACTAATTCCCAAAAAAGATACGTTCCGTGTAATTTGTGTTCCTTCCAAGAGGTCTCCTCATCTTCTAGACACGAAGCTCACACCGGAGCAACAAAAAGACCAAgatatcaaattcaacatttatCGAGCCAATGTATTGCGGCCAGTGAGGTTAATTTTGCAAACGAAATTCAATGAACGATCTCAAATAGACACCTGCTATTCTACGACCGCATTTTCGACCCAGCAAATTGCCGACAGAATTCTTGCCTTTAAGACCaagttgttgcaaaaattcCCTAGCATGCCAAAGCTatattttatcaaatttgatatgAAGGAGTGTTATGATAGAATGAAtcagaagaaattgattgaaaaggTGATCAGTTTGTTTCGTGATGACAAgtcaaatacaaaatactACTACAGGATTGTGGGAAAGATGAGACTAAACTTAAGGCAGCAATCTATGAAACATTTTACCGCTTCTAATTTAAATGATCTTGATCTACTCTCAAAGAGTCCAGCAAGTGATAACAAGTCAATTTGGGTGGATACTGGAAAGACCATATACTTGACCAGAAAAGAGGTTATAAGTGAATGTATTCAACAGATTTTTGGGGCAAAGTGCTATATCAAAGACCGCAAAACACATTCTTTGAGGTTCTATAGAAGGAAGCAAGGTGTTTTCCAAGGATTTTCCTTACTGAGCATCTTTTGCGATATTCTATACAGTTCAATGGTTGCTGATAATTTCAGATTTTTATGGGAGTCTGACTTGCCATTTTTCTTCACTCGATTAGTGGATGATTTCTTGTTTATTTCGCCCGCTGTTGAGCAATATAACAAAGTGTTGGAAGTTATATCCGATGACCGGTTACAGAAGTATGGAGCATATGTGAATAACGACAAAACCCAAgtaattgattttgcaaactCATCTAAAACTTTacaatttgttggattAGAAATTGAAGTCGACACTTTGAACTTGACAACGAACTACATGAGGTATTGCAATTTGTCTACTAGTACTTATAGGACATTTAGCGATTTATTACGTTACTTGAAAACTGCCTATACGACAAGATTACATGAATATATGTTGAATTGTGAAAAGAATGCCTTCTCCACGGTCATGAGAAATGTACTGGACTTGTTGCTGTTTATATTGAGTCTGTTCAAACGCTcatttcaaagaatttCGAATGTGGATAGGTTTATTCCGgataaattcaacaagtacCTATGGAGCATTATTTTGCTAACTTTGAATAAGTTTGAAAGTTGTAATCAAACCAGTGATCTTTTGGATGACTTGTTAGACAATTTGTTGTCTACCATTGCAGCTGTATTGGCTCACGGCCCACAGTACAAGgacatcatcaaaaatttgacCAAATCTATTCTTGAGGAAGTTGGGCTAGTTCCTCTCCAGTGA
- a CDS encoding Slp1 protein (S. cerevisiae homolog SLP1 has role protein folding in endoplasmic reticulum) translates to MLSTWIIIALTVYLEKCVGQSSKDGNSESVTNTSSQEYSPINYTLPVFLSTEIIPSFANVYGERQELHLQSPVLQSQNRNESHPNSVIDDCHFMSFEEWKKQKIETNISISNTSRNITEVSKPTTNVTTTNSTAVSVVEITEQEGTTYKNKFNFASADCAATIVKTNSQAKGASAILKENKDSYLLNECSVQNKFIIIELCQDILVSQVVLGNYEFFSSMYKDIRVSVSDRFPTQNWRELGQFTAKNIRDVQRFDIANPLIWARYLKLEILSHYGNEFYCPISVVRVHGKTMIDEFKEDEEISSQQLQSPEPTTISELDANDSELESLINDTFNECSVVLPHLLLNEFLKDYNTTHSNHCLPSERNNNSALITSTTATIATTQESIYKNIIKRLTLLESNATLSLLYIEEQSKLLSTAFSNLEKRQTANFNNLLRSVNSTLLHQLTVFKESYHDMYSQYSELFHLQDHKYKHFIAESNQRMKNISSDLTFQKRLSFFNSIIIICLLVYVILTREINVEVQNQAVKRHNKSEEALVPDLHRQNKASVFNRSRKDRPSISDPILAPTKPIHNDHHPKHRKST, encoded by the coding sequence ATGCTCAGTACGTGGATCATCATAGCTTTGACTGTTTACTTGGAAAAATGCGTTGGCCAAAGTTCTAAAGATGGTAATAGTGAGCTGGTTACTAATACATCATCACAAGAATACAGTCCAATTAACTATACACTTCCGGTGTTTTTATCTACAGAAATAATTCCATCTTTTGCAAATGTTTATGGCGAAAGACAAGAACTACATCTTCAGTCTCCGGTACTTCAATCTCAAAACCGTAATGAGTCTCATCCTAATTCAGTCATAGATGACTGTCATTTTAtgtcatttgaagaatggaagaaacaaaaaattgagacaAATATATCGATATCCAACACGTCTCGGAATATTACTGAAGTTTCAAAACCAACGACAAATGTCACTACAACCAACTCGACAGCGGTATCCGTAGTTGAAATCACTGAACAAGAAGGAACCACATACAAGAACaagtttaattttgcaTCCGCTGATTGTGCAGCCACCATTGTCAAAACCAATTCTCAAGCAAAAGGAGCGTCAGCAATCTTGAAAGAGAATAAGGATTCTTATTTACTAAATGAGTGCTCAgttcaaaacaaattcatcattattgaaCTATGCCAAGATATCCTTGTTAGTCAAGTAGTTCTTGGAAACTATGAATTCTTTTCGTCAATGTACAAGGACATTCGAGTGAGTGTAAGTGATAGATTCCCAACACAAAATTGGAGAGAATTGGGTCAATTCACTGCTAAGAATATTCGAGATGTGCaaagatttgatattgCAAATCCATTAATTTGGGCCaggtatttgaaattggagaTATTGAGTCATTATGGAAATGAATTTTATTGTCCGATATCAGTGGTTAGAGTTCACGGGAAGACCATGATTGACGAGTttaaagaagatgaagaaatttcgtctcaacaattgcaaagtCCGGAACCAACAACGATTAGCGAATTGGATGCAAATGATAGTGAGCTAGAgtcattgatcaatgacACTTTCAATGAATGTAGTGTTGTATTACCACACTTGTTATTAAATGAATTTCTCAAGGATTACAACACTACACATAGCAATCATTGTTTACCTAGTGAAAGAAACAATAATTCGGCTTTGATcacttcaacaacagctACAATTGCAACCACCCAGGAATCAATTTATAAAAACATCATCAAGAGACTCACTTTGCTAGAGTCGAATGCAACTTTGTCTCTACTATACATCGAAGAACAACTGAAACTACTAAGTACGGCATTTCTGAATTTGGAGAAACGGCAAACGGCCAACTTTAACAATTTGCTAAGATCAGTGAATTCCACTttacttcatcaacttaCAGTTTTCAAAGAGTCATATCACGATATGTATCTGCAATACAGTGAGCTTTTCCATTTACAAGATCACAAATATAAGCATTTCATTGCtgaatcaaatcaaagaatgAAGAATATCAGCAGTGATCTCACTTTCCAAAAACGTTTGTCCTTTTTCAacagcatcatcatcatttgtCTTCTTGTTTATGTGATTTTGACAAGAGAGatcaatgttgaagttcaaaatcaagCGGTGAAGAGACATAATAAACTGGAGGAAGCATTAGTTCCGGATTTACATCGACAAAATAAAGCTTCAGTATTCAATCGAAGTCGAAAAGATAGACCACTGATATCTGATCCTATATTGGCCCCTACTAAACCCATTCATAATgatcatcatccaaaacaTCGGAAATCCACATAA
- a CDS encoding Mss116 protein (DEAD-box protein required for efficient splicing of mitochondrial Group I and II introns), with protein sequence MLVLKRLEKQVLRNAVATNYLRSPVLNRSFHSTLNYNNEISTQVDTKPIKPVISNQGKDEADKSKREDSNDASFFTPVKFSDLKGKGFINNAILTALHKAKFETLTPIQQKALIPIIKSEKGVVCRAKTGTGKTLTFIIPTVESAIKRITEEPDVQGVDSVIVAPTRDLALQIRDEYGKVCAKLPRAIQPKVSMIIGGQRTTFNHRSPSEIVITTPGRLEADLKDQRFAKWFRNITYRVYDEADRLLDVGFEPQLNSINGTLQRIREEDASPMKSLLFSATVDDSITRFAQKHINRRYDYINTVPKDEPEVHENVHQILYRCEDGVDKFQSFFDYVVDVIQNEKNSKIILFLPTQTAVDWFYDYMQQATRSPEIADAYLDFGIYLIHGNRSAYQRKIALADFKHCEKGMLISTDVAARGIDVKGVTHVIQLFPSSEVADYVHKVGRTGRAGAKGKAVLFVSQSELPYVRKLKKERGVNFQEIIESTSNKKYLNVFDSIKPSPHQTNEFFFTFMNYVIQVKGMYRLDANDVIEDTINLYRSLLKDDTAKLSISSLKHAARQLDRGILREYFEHKGGREIDEFREEHRPRQSNKRASRFPSSGGRGYRDEDKYGHRGSGGNRQQKRSSFGGDDRRGGFKSHRRSNYNSRSYD encoded by the coding sequence TAGTACTTAAACGCTTGGAAAAGCAAGTTTTAAGAAATGCAGTGGCTACGAACTATCTAAGGAGTCCTGTACTCAATCGTTCATTTCATTCCACGCTCAATTATAATAATGAAATTTCGACTCAAGTTGATACTAAGCCCATCAAGCCTGTAATTTCCAATCAAGGAAAAGATGAGGCAGATAAGTCCAAAAGAGAAGACTCAAACGATGCTAGCTTTTTCACTCCGGTCAAATTCTCCGATTTGAAAGGCAAGggattcatcaataacGCAATCTTGACGGCGTTGCATAAAGCCAAATTTGAGACTTTAACACCTATCCAACAAAAAGCATTAATACCTATAATCAAATCCGAAAAGGGTGTTGTGTGTAGAGCAAAGACTGGTACAGGAAAGACCTTGACATTTATTATTCCAACTGTCGAGAGTGCGATCAAAAGAATTACTGAAGAACCGGATGTGCAAGGTGTCGACTCGGTGATTGTGGCACCAACGCGTGATTTAGCTTTACAAATTCGTGATGAATATGGGAAAGTGTGTGCCAAATTACCACGTGCTATTCAACCTAAAGTTTCCATGATTATCGGAGGACAAAGAACTACGTTCAATCACAGGTCTCCTAGTGAAATTGTGATAACGACTCCCGGAAGATTGGAAgctgatttgaaagatcaAAGGTTTGCTAAATGGTTTAGAAATATCACGTATAGAGTTTATGATGAAGCTGATAGATTACTTGATGTCGGGTTTGAGCCGCAATTGAATAGCATTAATGGCACTTTACAAAGGATTAGAGAGGAGGATGCATCTCCTATGAAGTCATTGTTGTTTAGTGCAACTGTCGATGACTCAATTACTCGTTTTGCTCAGAAACATATCAACAGACGTTATGATTATATCAATACTGTTCCTAAAGACGAACCAGAAGTTCACGAAAATGTTCACCAAATTTTATACAGATGCGAAGATGGTGTTGACAAGTTCCAATCATTCTTTGACTACGTTGTTGATGTCATTCAAAATGAGAAAAACTCCAagataattttgtttttgccAACGCAAACTGCTGTTGATTGGTTTTATGATTATATGCAACAAGCTACTCGCTCACCAGAGATTGCTGATGCATATTTGGATTTTGGTATTTACCTTATCCATGGTAATAGATCTGCTTATCAACGTAAGATTGCTTTGGctgatttcaaacattGTGAAAAAGGGATGTTGATCTCCACTGATGTTGCAGCTAGAGGTATTGATGTTAAAGGAGTTACACATGTGATCCAACTATTCCCATCTTCAGAAGTTGCTGATTATGTGCATAAGGTAGGAAGAACTGGAAGAGCAGGTGCTAAAGGTAAAGCGGTTTTATTCGTTTCTCAAAGTGAGTTGCCATATGTGcgtaaattgaaaaaagaaagaggtGTTAATTTCCAAGAGATTATTGAAAGTACGtcaaacaaaaagtatttAAATGTGTTTGACTCTATCAAACCTTCACCTCATCAGACCAATGAGTTCTTTTTCACATTTATGAACTACGTGATTCAAGTTAAAGGTATGTATCGTTTAGATGCCAATGATGTGATTGAAGATACTATCAATTTGTACCGTTCTTTGCTCAAGGATGACACTGCTAAATTGAGTATCTCCTCATTGAAACATGCAGCACGTCAATTAGACAGGGGTATTTTGAGAGAGTACTTTGAACATAAGGGTGGAAGAGAAATAGATGAGTTTAGAGAAGAGCATAGACCAAGACAATCCAACAAACGCGCAAGCCGATTTCCATCTAGTGGTGGTCGTGGATATCGTGATGAGGACAAATATGGACACCGTGGTTCGGGTGGAAACAGACAACAAAAGAGGTCAAGTTTTGGTGGAGACGATAGAAGAGGAGGTTTTAAAAGTCACAGGAGATCAAATTACAATTCAAGAAGTTATGATTAG